In Chitinibacter sp. SCUT-21, a single genomic region encodes these proteins:
- a CDS encoding glycosyltransferase family 2 protein, which translates to MQQLLSVVIPCYNEEEVIGETLKRLGEFRATVTDLDVEFIFVDDGSKDRTRELLTAAQQANPEIRVVGFARNFGHQTAVTAGIDAASGDAVVLIDADLQDPPEVISEMIALWRNGYHVVYGTRVDRPGESAFKLVTARAFYRVLNRLSDVPIPLDTGDFRLMDRKVVDVLKGMPERDRFIRGMVSWVGFKQVALPYRRAERFAGESKYPLRKMVRFATDGIMSFSTKPLRLAVTLGLIASFLALIGIINTLVVRLTTNDWVAGWAEIMVAILFLGGVQLLCIGILGEYVGRTYNEIKRRPLYVVQDRLGFPEEK; encoded by the coding sequence ATGCAGCAACTTCTATCAGTAGTCATCCCTTGCTACAACGAGGAAGAAGTGATCGGCGAAACCCTCAAGCGCTTGGGCGAGTTTCGTGCCACCGTCACCGATTTGGACGTGGAATTTATTTTTGTCGACGACGGCAGTAAAGATCGCACCCGCGAATTATTGACCGCAGCACAGCAAGCCAATCCCGAAATCCGCGTCGTTGGCTTTGCGCGAAATTTCGGCCACCAAACTGCGGTTACCGCAGGCATTGATGCCGCCAGCGGCGATGCCGTGGTGCTGATCGATGCCGATTTGCAAGACCCGCCCGAAGTGATCAGCGAAATGATCGCCTTGTGGCGCAATGGCTACCATGTGGTGTACGGCACGCGAGTTGATCGCCCGGGTGAATCAGCGTTCAAACTCGTGACCGCCCGCGCTTTCTATCGCGTGCTCAATCGCCTTTCTGATGTGCCAATTCCGCTCGACACGGGCGACTTCCGTCTGATGGATCGCAAAGTGGTTGATGTACTCAAGGGCATGCCAGAGCGCGATCGTTTTATTCGCGGCATGGTGAGCTGGGTGGGATTCAAACAAGTGGCACTACCGTACCGCCGCGCCGAGCGCTTTGCTGGCGAGAGCAAATATCCGCTGCGCAAAATGGTGCGCTTTGCCACCGACGGCATTATGTCGTTTTCGACCAAGCCATTGCGTTTAGCAGTCACCCTAGGCTTGATCGCGTCGTTCTTAGCGCTAATCGGCATTATTAATACCTTAGTGGTGCGCTTAACAACCAATGACTGGGTTGCCGGTTGGGCCGAAATCATGGTGGCGATTCTGTTCCTCGGTGGCGTACAGCTACTGTGTATCGGCATTTTGGGCGAATACGTAGGCCGCACCTACAACGAAATCAAACGCCGCCCGCTATATGTGGTGCAAGATCGCTTAGGGTTCCCCGAAGAAAAATAA
- a CDS encoding acyltransferase translates to MSASTLENPHAPTSAAQHIAIVDGLRGLAILLVVLFHYWQITWWVIPVPFTGGTINFEMIQYAGALGVELFFFLSAFCLAYPHAKVMLDKGSLPSIAHYTYRRAIKILPSYWLAMLLLLVLLPEMYPTSGQRGYWTDILMHLGFVHNLFPDTHGSINGVFWSLGVEVQFYLIFPLLAWGFRRKPWLVFALMCAVALMYRHWTRTLPMWEFVNLNNQLPGFLDLFGGGMLTAYLLVWVRDQGASVLSAVKSGMGVIVALALLTMLLLFNDLYLARFEPDSYPIWQSHHRLMFGIVLIALTVAATYAHAIFRTILANRALTFLSLISYNLYIWHQVIARVIKEHGWWTAATPTPTDDPTWRWSMFFVAFIASILVASLITYCFERPLLQYGVKGCWARLKAKMAGYMAEEESSVPAKANT, encoded by the coding sequence ATGAGCGCGTCAACCCTAGAAAACCCGCACGCGCCGACGAGCGCTGCGCAGCATATTGCGATTGTCGATGGCTTGCGCGGCTTGGCGATTTTGCTGGTCGTGCTGTTTCACTATTGGCAAATCACGTGGTGGGTGATTCCCGTGCCGTTCACGGGCGGTACGATCAATTTTGAAATGATTCAATACGCTGGTGCGCTGGGTGTTGAATTGTTTTTCTTTTTAAGCGCATTTTGTCTTGCCTATCCACACGCCAAAGTGATGCTGGACAAGGGCAGTCTACCGAGCATTGCCCACTATACTTATCGCCGTGCGATCAAAATTTTGCCATCGTACTGGCTGGCGATGCTGCTGTTGCTGGTGCTGTTGCCCGAGATGTACCCCACCAGCGGCCAGCGTGGCTACTGGACTGATATCCTGATGCACTTGGGCTTTGTGCATAATCTGTTCCCCGACACGCACGGCAGCATCAATGGCGTGTTCTGGTCGCTCGGGGTTGAGGTGCAGTTTTACCTGATCTTCCCGCTGCTTGCGTGGGGTTTCCGCCGCAAGCCGTGGCTGGTGTTTGCGCTGATGTGCGCGGTGGCGCTGATGTATCGCCACTGGACACGGACCTTGCCAATGTGGGAGTTCGTTAACTTAAATAATCAATTGCCGGGATTTCTTGATTTATTTGGCGGCGGCATGCTGACCGCGTATTTGCTGGTTTGGGTGCGAGATCAGGGTGCGAGTGTGCTGAGTGCAGTGAAATCGGGCATGGGCGTGATCGTTGCGCTTGCGCTGTTGACGATGCTGCTGCTGTTTAATGATTTGTATCTAGCCCGTTTTGAGCCCGATTCCTACCCCATTTGGCAATCGCACCATCGGCTGATGTTCGGTATCGTGCTCATCGCGCTGACCGTTGCGGCCACCTACGCGCACGCAATTTTCCGCACCATCCTCGCCAATCGCGCGCTGACCTTTTTGTCGCTGATCTCGTACAACTTGTACATCTGGCACCAAGTCATCGCCCGCGTCATCAAAGAGCACGGCTGGTGGACCGCCGCCACACCCACACCGACTGACGATCCCACGTGGCGCTGGAGTATGTTCTTTGTGGCCTTCATAGCCTCAATCCTCGTCGCCAGCCTGATCACCTATTGCTTCGAGCGGCCGTTGCTGCAATATGGGGTGAAGGGATGTTGGGCTAGGCTAAAAGCCAAGATGGCGGGGTATATGGCAGAGGAAGAATCCAGTGTTCCTGCTAAGGCAAATACATGA
- a CDS encoding YidB family protein, with the protein MSLFDTLAAQVLGGNEQSSALSGLLESHGGISGLVEKFQNGGLGEIAQSWVSTGGNLPISEEQIQAVLGNETVANLAEKFGVDPQQAASSLTTLLPQLIDGLTPDGEVPTQDGGNVLSAGLDLLKGKLFS; encoded by the coding sequence ATGAGTTTATTTGACACTTTGGCAGCACAAGTTCTGGGTGGCAACGAGCAAAGCAGCGCCTTGTCTGGCCTTTTGGAGTCACACGGTGGAATTTCGGGGCTGGTCGAGAAATTTCAAAATGGCGGGCTGGGTGAGATTGCGCAATCTTGGGTATCCACCGGCGGTAATCTGCCGATTTCAGAAGAACAAATTCAAGCGGTTTTAGGCAACGAAACCGTGGCGAATTTAGCTGAAAAATTTGGCGTGGACCCACAGCAAGCAGCCAGCTCATTAACAACCCTGCTGCCGCAATTGATCGATGGGCTCACCCCCGATGGTGAGGTGCCTACGCAAGACGGTGGCAATGTATTAAGTGCAGGTTTAGATTTGCTCAAAGGCAAACTATTTAGCTAA
- a CDS encoding glycosyltransferase family 39 protein, with the protein MSLYTTISQRVTQSIYLIFAGVFSIFLGCAFFVDAFWKSDTWFSRGDLEMLGAQNPFIQALGISLWFFALYGAWKASQRINQAKYIRLIIPALFLVFFGLINVFIYYFPVHAYDDALVIRIVVDDLLRGNFISFFDTMSLENKAKNYLYLFPLQVPFTLYTYAIHSVIGDSYTYTRIINTIWITGSSYTIYQIYLLWQRKTHDFFAALICTTFIPFILLGAWVYNDFPAIFLSCVSIYFFTLWQQQGRKRAMILCLIALAFANLFRPIALLLALSFALIIVLRWIKSGQYKSYLWILFGLFIAIQVPHKLVNGALALGGVPTYSGFATSAPAPKWMWLNIGYDYKRLGVWSYNEAYATFVSEAPIDEAAVNTLFKQEIAKKWQTIGLTGTLAHWAKKTYWQWTEGTYQAVYYGIGDPARPDYFAHATPASQFAHGEHGETFRHSVRRITQLQNWLYLFAATCVVALAFKRACRDQDAQLDETVLLLVFYTLMVFGMYMLWESKSRYILSSTIALLLLASYGLPQLFARFEAALKASPEQHPTMIEPIPASETQN; encoded by the coding sequence ATGAGCTTGTATACCACGATCAGCCAGCGCGTCACGCAATCAATCTATTTGATTTTCGCTGGCGTTTTTTCGATTTTTCTTGGCTGCGCATTTTTTGTTGATGCATTTTGGAAAAGCGATACCTGGTTTTCGCGTGGCGATTTGGAAATGCTGGGCGCGCAAAATCCTTTTATTCAGGCATTAGGCATTTCGCTGTGGTTTTTTGCGCTGTATGGCGCGTGGAAAGCATCGCAAAGAATCAATCAAGCCAAATACATTCGTTTGATTATCCCCGCGCTGTTTTTAGTTTTTTTTGGCCTGATTAATGTATTTATTTATTATTTTCCGGTACATGCCTACGACGACGCGCTGGTGATTCGTATCGTGGTCGATGATTTATTGCGCGGCAATTTCATTTCGTTTTTTGATACGATGTCCTTGGAAAATAAAGCGAAGAATTACCTCTACCTATTTCCGCTACAAGTACCGTTTACGTTGTATACCTACGCGATTCATAGCGTGATTGGCGATAGCTACACCTATACGCGTATCATCAATACCATTTGGATTACCGGCAGTAGCTATACAATTTATCAAATCTATTTACTGTGGCAGCGCAAAACGCATGATTTCTTTGCGGCGCTGATTTGCACCACGTTTATTCCATTTATTTTGCTCGGTGCGTGGGTGTATAACGATTTTCCTGCGATTTTCTTAAGCTGTGTATCGATTTACTTCTTTACGCTATGGCAGCAACAAGGCCGCAAACGCGCGATGATTTTGTGCCTGATTGCACTGGCCTTTGCCAATCTATTTCGCCCAATTGCGTTGCTGTTGGCGCTGAGCTTTGCACTGATTATTGTGCTGCGCTGGATTAAATCAGGCCAATATAAATCTTATCTATGGATTTTGTTTGGGCTATTTATTGCAATTCAAGTACCGCACAAACTCGTCAACGGCGCGCTCGCGCTCGGTGGCGTGCCGACCTACAGCGGCTTTGCGACCAGCGCGCCCGCGCCCAAATGGATGTGGCTCAATATTGGCTACGATTACAAGCGCTTGGGCGTGTGGTCGTACAACGAAGCGTACGCGACCTTCGTTAGCGAGGCGCCGATTGATGAAGCTGCAGTGAATACGCTGTTCAAACAAGAAATCGCCAAAAAGTGGCAAACGATTGGCCTGACTGGCACGCTGGCTCACTGGGCGAAAAAAACCTATTGGCAATGGACTGAAGGCACGTACCAAGCCGTGTATTACGGCATTGGCGACCCAGCCCGCCCCGATTACTTTGCCCACGCAACGCCGGCCAGCCAATTTGCACATGGCGAACACGGTGAGACTTTCCGCCATTCTGTGCGGCGCATTACCCAATTGCAAAACTGGCTGTATTTGTTTGCCGCCACTTGCGTCGTCGCTTTGGCCTTCAAACGCGCCTGCCGCGATCAGGATGCGCAACTGGATGAAACCGTACTGCTGTTGGTGTTTTACACGCTGATGGTGTTTGGCATGTATATGCTGTGGGAATCCAAATCGCGCTACATCCTATCGAGCACAATTGCGCTCTTATTGCTCGCGAGCTATGGACTACCACAATTATTTGCCCGCTTTGAAGCGGCCTTAAAAGCCTCGCCCGAGCAACACCCCACAATGATTGAGCCAATACCCGCATCGGAAACACAAAACTAA
- a CDS encoding GtrA family protein, translated as MPKILKQFLTFALVGLCGTGIQYLVLWLGVAWRGDSAAVSASAIGYLLGSVANYLLNYFFTFKDQHGQKSHREAAAKFYTIAGLGWLLNTGLMLLFVDMLAWAHWPAQLLTTAIGLLWNFAGSRWWAFRHPASA; from the coding sequence ATGCCAAAAATTCTAAAACAATTTCTAACCTTCGCCCTCGTCGGCCTGTGCGGCACCGGTATTCAATATCTGGTGCTCTGGCTAGGCGTTGCTTGGCGCGGTGATAGCGCAGCTGTCAGCGCGTCGGCGATTGGTTACCTGCTTGGCTCGGTGGCCAATTACCTGCTCAATTACTTTTTTACCTTTAAAGACCAGCACGGGCAAAAATCGCATCGTGAGGCGGCGGCGAAGTTTTATACCATTGCCGGCCTTGGTTGGCTGCTCAATACCGGCCTGATGCTGCTGTTCGTTGATATGCTGGCGTGGGCCCACTGGCCGGCGCAGCTATTAACCACGGCGATTGGTCTGTTGTGGAATTTCGCTGGTAGCCGCTGGTGGGCATTTCGCCACCCAGCCAGCGCTTAA
- a CDS encoding phospholipid carrier-dependent glycosyltransferase: protein MLMSAMRINWHTLSMKWLLLCWCCLLALAWPAHAAEELARNAGVEETSPSGGAAGWTFDHWTQGEPKSIAQRDDQVFHSGKASVKIVLGQGDDGKLTQAIKVKPDTWYRVSAWVKTDGIPSDARVGANISIVDAMDYSNDLKGSNDWQEIVAWGKTGPEQTEVKLALRLGFYGSLTTGTAWFDDISLQAAEPGAGAKVISFTPPPAAAAAPAASTSPNQSATLANVMTWLVTLGYIGLVAWLIRARDGAYQRFGAVLDGIAPLTKTWPAIALVLGVFLIKWYWAGAYRGHSYDIGTFSAWALDMYQRGFAGFYRPGYFADYPPGYITVLWLVGGAANWFNLAYDTPGFFIALKMPAMLADIAGAVFLLWVGRKENATRAIALIAAIAWLFNPLAIVTSTFWGQVDSIFTLILAASFLMLERRRIVLSAALYAAAVIFKPQALLVGPIALIALLTFGNVKEQAKALGAAIGTFILLSLPFTISREPLWIFSLYGGTLASYDYLTVNAFNLYALFGGNWLPNETLFLGLPVGKWAWFLTLSALGAVVYGVIKGKGQGRYLFGAFAIYVLFFVVGPKMHERYLFPAAFVGLTAFMVIRDSRVLWLAVWASLTTFVNTWITLDILTRLNSTGVPNDNFFMIACSIANVALLIQTFRVGYAIFLRGERQEMESKSIDEGIAPQANSGVAAEAIPVAPIETPLAPISRRAWLALAAICAAYSVAAFTYLGNTQAPQKFWNPPAASDWAVFDLGQMQQVTQLQYHHGLGEGEYALQWSADGENWTVGKGIVISNRFSEFRWRNLDVNLPARYFKIGLSTGSLQMNEIAVRGSNNALLTPALKAGPSDAVALIDEQEKAVTLSTAYNGMYFDEVYHARSAWEILQGIDATENTHPPLGKILIAFGVWLFGMNPFGWRFVGTTFGVLMLPVFFGLSRRLFRSENFALLATALLALDFMHFTQTRIATIDTYGVFFILASSYWMLRWMQQEPASQDWKTDVKSLLLCGTMFGLGAASKWIVLYHGVGLAILYCWNLWRQYQVAKGLPPKLPGQRSYGDWVTQSVMWSVLGFIVIPALIYTAAYIPLMQATGQGISGMLANQTGMYQYHSQLKATHPFSSMWYEWPTMVKPMWYYSGTEWTGPLKVSSISAFGNPVTWYLGTLAFLLAIGWRLTMASSKAMVQRFAVTSSQIFALSFIVAVGLIQFLPWALIPRKLVFIYHFFASVPFIILALVWGLQRLQLDNPQRAWAKYLPWGVVALAAVLFIAYFPVISGYPVPRGWVEFINKGPVTLYF, encoded by the coding sequence ATGTTGATGTCTGCAATGCGTATAAATTGGCACACTTTGTCGATGAAATGGCTACTGCTGTGCTGGTGCTGCCTATTGGCATTGGCTTGGCCGGCGCACGCGGCTGAGGAGTTGGCACGCAATGCTGGCGTTGAGGAAACCAGCCCATCGGGCGGCGCGGCGGGGTGGACTTTTGATCACTGGACGCAGGGCGAGCCTAAAAGCATTGCGCAACGCGATGATCAGGTTTTCCATTCTGGCAAAGCCTCGGTCAAGATCGTGTTGGGGCAGGGTGACGATGGCAAATTAACGCAGGCCATTAAGGTTAAACCCGATACTTGGTATCGCGTGTCGGCTTGGGTGAAAACCGATGGTATTCCTTCTGATGCGCGAGTGGGCGCGAACATCAGCATCGTTGACGCGATGGATTACTCGAATGATTTAAAAGGCAGCAACGATTGGCAAGAAATCGTGGCTTGGGGCAAAACAGGGCCTGAGCAAACCGAAGTCAAACTCGCCTTGCGTTTGGGGTTTTATGGCAGTTTAACTACCGGTACAGCGTGGTTTGACGATATTTCGCTGCAGGCGGCCGAGCCGGGAGCTGGCGCCAAAGTGATCAGCTTTACCCCGCCCCCCGCAGCGGCGGCCGCACCGGCTGCGAGCACCAGCCCGAATCAATCGGCCACCTTGGCCAATGTGATGACATGGCTAGTTACGCTGGGCTATATCGGCCTAGTTGCTTGGCTGATTCGAGCTCGTGATGGCGCGTATCAGCGCTTTGGCGCGGTGCTTGATGGCATTGCGCCGCTGACTAAAACTTGGCCTGCGATTGCGCTGGTTTTGGGCGTATTTCTAATTAAATGGTACTGGGCAGGCGCGTATCGTGGGCACTCTTACGATATCGGCACGTTTAGCGCGTGGGCGCTGGATATGTACCAACGCGGCTTTGCTGGCTTTTACCGCCCCGGCTATTTTGCCGATTATCCGCCGGGCTATATCACTGTGCTGTGGTTGGTTGGCGGCGCAGCCAACTGGTTTAATTTGGCGTATGACACGCCCGGCTTTTTTATTGCGCTGAAAATGCCAGCCATGCTGGCTGACATCGCTGGCGCGGTGTTTTTGCTGTGGGTAGGTCGCAAAGAAAACGCCACGCGCGCGATTGCATTGATTGCGGCGATTGCATGGCTGTTTAACCCGCTGGCGATTGTCACCTCCACCTTCTGGGGGCAGGTTGATAGCATCTTTACGCTGATTTTGGCCGCATCGTTCCTAATGCTAGAGCGTCGTCGCATTGTATTGTCTGCGGCTTTGTACGCCGCGGCGGTGATTTTCAAGCCACAAGCGCTGCTGGTTGGGCCGATTGCGCTGATTGCATTGCTGACTTTTGGAAATGTCAAAGAGCAAGCCAAAGCCTTGGGCGCAGCGATTGGCACGTTTATTTTGCTCTCGCTGCCGTTCACGATTTCGCGCGAACCATTGTGGATTTTTAGCTTGTACGGCGGCACGCTGGCCAGCTACGACTATCTGACGGTGAATGCGTTTAATTTATACGCGCTGTTTGGCGGCAATTGGCTACCGAACGAAACGCTATTTCTCGGCTTGCCAGTCGGCAAATGGGCGTGGTTCTTAACACTATCGGCCTTAGGCGCCGTGGTGTATGGCGTGATCAAGGGTAAAGGCCAAGGTCGTTATCTGTTTGGCGCGTTTGCGATTTACGTGCTGTTTTTTGTCGTTGGGCCAAAAATGCACGAGCGCTATTTATTCCCCGCGGCGTTTGTCGGTTTGACCGCGTTTATGGTGATCCGCGATTCACGCGTGCTGTGGCTGGCGGTGTGGGCAAGTTTGACGACCTTTGTGAATACCTGGATCACGCTCGATATTCTGACGCGCCTGAATAGCACCGGCGTGCCAAACGATAATTTCTTTATGATCGCCTGCTCGATCGCCAACGTGGCCTTGCTGATTCAAACGTTCCGCGTCGGCTACGCGATTTTCTTGCGCGGCGAGCGTCAGGAAATGGAATCGAAATCAATTGATGAGGGTATTGCTCCGCAGGCTAATTCTGGCGTTGCTGCTGAGGCTATACCCGTTGCGCCTATTGAAACGCCACTCGCTCCGATTAGCCGCCGTGCGTGGCTGGCGCTGGCGGCAATTTGCGCGGCGTACAGCGTGGCGGCGTTTACCTATTTGGGTAATACGCAAGCGCCGCAAAAATTCTGGAACCCACCGGCGGCGAGCGATTGGGCTGTGTTTGACTTGGGGCAAATGCAGCAAGTCACGCAGCTGCAATACCACCACGGCTTGGGTGAAGGTGAATACGCGCTGCAATGGTCGGCCGATGGCGAAAATTGGACTGTCGGCAAAGGCATCGTCATTAGCAACCGCTTTTCCGAATTCCGCTGGCGCAATTTGGATGTGAATTTACCGGCACGATATTTCAAAATTGGTTTGAGCACCGGTTCATTACAGATGAACGAAATCGCGGTGCGCGGCAGTAATAATGCCTTGCTAACGCCTGCGCTCAAAGCGGGGCCAAGTGATGCGGTGGCGCTGATCGACGAGCAAGAAAAAGCGGTGACTTTATCAACCGCGTACAACGGCATGTACTTTGACGAGGTCTATCACGCGCGCAGTGCGTGGGAAATCTTGCAAGGCATCGACGCGACTGAAAACACGCACCCGCCGCTGGGCAAGATTTTGATTGCCTTTGGCGTGTGGTTATTTGGTATGAATCCGTTTGGCTGGCGCTTTGTTGGCACTACTTTCGGCGTATTGATGCTGCCGGTGTTCTTTGGCCTGTCGCGTCGCCTGTTCCGTTCGGAAAATTTCGCCTTGCTGGCGACCGCCCTGTTAGCGCTCGATTTTATGCACTTCACGCAAACGCGGATTGCCACGATCGATACCTACGGCGTGTTCTTTATTCTGGCCAGCTCCTACTGGATGCTGCGCTGGATGCAGCAAGAACCGGCGAGCCAAGATTGGAAAACCGATGTTAAATCCTTGCTGCTATGCGGCACGATGTTTGGCTTGGGTGCGGCGAGTAAGTGGATTGTGCTGTACCACGGCGTCGGTTTGGCGATCTTGTACTGCTGGAATTTGTGGCGCCAATACCAAGTCGCAAAAGGTTTGCCGCCCAAACTGCCAGGCCAACGCAGCTACGGCGATTGGGTGACGCAAAGCGTGATGTGGTCGGTGCTCGGCTTTATTGTGATTCCGGCGCTGATTTATACCGCAGCGTATATCCCGCTGATGCAAGCGACTGGCCAAGGTATTTCGGGCATGTTGGCCAATCAAACCGGCATGTATCAATACCATAGCCAACTGAAAGCCACGCATCCGTTTAGCTCGATGTGGTACGAGTGGCCGACGATGGTCAAACCGATGTGGTACTACTCGGGCACGGAATGGACTGGCCCGCTGAAAGTATCGTCGATTAGCGCGTTTGGTAATCCAGTGACGTGGTATCTGGGTACGCTGGCCTTCTTGCTGGCCATCGGTTGGCGTTTAACGATGGCGAGCTCAAAAGCGATGGTGCAGCGCTTTGCTGTGACATCGAGCCAGATCTTCGCACTGAGCTTTATCGTTGCGGTGGGCCTGATTCAGTTCCTGCCATGGGCGCTGATTCCACGTAAATTGGTGTTTATCTACCACTTCTTTGCATCAGTGCCATTTATTATTCTGGCCTTGGTATGGGGATTGCAGCGTTTGCAGCTCGACAACCCGCAACGCGCTTGGGCCAAATACCTGCCGTGGGGTGTGGTGGCGCTAGCCGCCGTCTTGTTTATTGCCTACTTCCCAGTAATTAGCGGCTATCCGGTACCGCGTGGCTGGGTGGAATTCATCAACAAAGGGCCGGTAACGCTGTACTTCTAA
- a CDS encoding acyltransferase has product MKQEAGHFDYLDGVRGIAAFSVTLHHFFYAFLPALIWGAAGNKGLIFPQFEMAIAQTPLNLLWSGDYAVMVFFVMSAFVLTYRFFRDQHDPNFSRVSFLSSATLRRYPRLVLPIFAASLIVLLVMQMGGLFHQQAAQYSLSFEWLALQWHTPNAGFVDVLRNTFLEVPFKPEPRYNNVLWTICIEFYGSLLAFAMVAVLGRQCWRAWAYVALGFYFGNSPYLCFVMGVALADFIYAPGAAKARAFLSRPAAYWTFAIIGLYLGSFPKGIDASQNFWFSWLYWLDGGSMPNAQWTHNWGALFLLIAVLHAPSWQAILSRQPWRWLGRISFSMYLMHGLFLGSICSWLIVKLVPSIGYAAAFVMTFAVYLVAVFVSSHFFAKYIDEVSIKISRQAYTLLVGRKLNALLPRWNARWRNSLFARAEWSYIVLGIVLMYVLFYAALKQPWFSHSGWDSYILQAQAWWQGRTMLAQDYPYLELAIFNGQYYVSFPPVPTIPQFLLYPFFDTNTPNHFLNSTYTVLSFALLTLWFNPELKIKGFAVPLAAVFGSNLLAVSLNGGVWFQAQVLAFLFTIIAFFFAVKSQNRIWAMHLSALCLALAVGCRPFQLVYFPALLWIFAYHLGYIGNATPAAKTPEGREEAEPLQQFLIFPIIIGGALAWYNWLRFGNPIEFGHNYLPEFQRATEGQFSLSYIPENIMRSLRLPSFTPEGGLTFPRMDGVMFFLVNPIFLILARKLLQLKREMWQVNALLFGGIALHMLSTWSHRTMGGWQFGNRYFIDMIPAVVLLLWLNRSKFDGKDLMLALFGLGINAYGALWLYLNWP; this is encoded by the coding sequence ATGAAGCAAGAAGCAGGTCACTTTGACTATCTCGATGGCGTGCGCGGCATTGCCGCGTTTTCTGTCACGCTACATCATTTCTTTTATGCCTTTTTGCCAGCGCTGATTTGGGGTGCGGCTGGTAATAAGGGGCTGATTTTTCCGCAGTTTGAGATGGCGATTGCGCAAACACCGCTGAATTTATTGTGGAGCGGCGATTATGCCGTGATGGTGTTTTTTGTGATGAGCGCCTTTGTGCTCACCTATCGCTTCTTCCGCGATCAGCACGACCCGAACTTTAGCCGCGTTAGCTTTTTAAGCTCGGCCACGCTGCGCCGCTATCCGCGTTTGGTATTGCCAATTTTTGCTGCCTCGCTGATTGTGCTGCTCGTGATGCAAATGGGCGGGCTGTTTCATCAACAAGCAGCGCAATATTCCCTATCGTTTGAATGGCTGGCGCTGCAATGGCATACGCCCAACGCGGGCTTTGTTGATGTGCTGCGTAATACTTTTTTAGAGGTGCCGTTTAAACCTGAGCCACGCTACAACAATGTGTTGTGGACAATTTGCATCGAGTTTTATGGCTCGCTATTGGCGTTTGCGATGGTCGCCGTGTTGGGGCGGCAATGCTGGCGCGCGTGGGCCTATGTGGCGCTGGGTTTTTATTTTGGCAATTCGCCCTATCTGTGTTTTGTAATGGGCGTGGCGCTGGCTGATTTTATCTATGCGCCGGGCGCAGCTAAAGCGCGCGCGTTCTTAAGCCGCCCTGCTGCGTATTGGACTTTCGCCATTATTGGCCTCTATTTGGGCAGTTTTCCAAAGGGGATCGACGCCAGCCAGAACTTCTGGTTTAGCTGGCTGTATTGGCTCGATGGCGGTTCCATGCCGAATGCGCAGTGGACGCACAATTGGGGCGCGCTATTTTTGCTAATTGCCGTGCTGCACGCGCCAAGCTGGCAGGCGATTTTGTCGCGCCAACCTTGGCGTTGGTTGGGACGAATCTCGTTTTCGATGTATTTAATGCATGGCCTGTTTTTGGGTTCGATTTGCTCGTGGCTGATCGTGAAATTGGTGCCTAGCATCGGCTATGCGGCGGCTTTTGTGATGACCTTTGCCGTGTATTTAGTGGCGGTGTTTGTCTCATCGCACTTCTTTGCCAAGTATATCGACGAAGTCAGCATCAAGATTAGCCGCCAAGCCTATACCCTGCTTGTTGGCCGCAAACTGAATGCGCTATTGCCGCGCTGGAACGCACGCTGGCGCAATAGCCTGTTTGCGCGGGCTGAGTGGAGCTATATCGTGCTCGGCATTGTGCTGATGTATGTGCTGTTTTACGCAGCGCTAAAGCAGCCATGGTTTTCGCACAGCGGTTGGGATTCGTACATCTTGCAGGCGCAAGCGTGGTGGCAAGGTCGCACGATGCTGGCGCAGGATTACCCGTATCTGGAATTGGCGATTTTCAACGGCCAATATTATGTCAGCTTCCCGCCGGTGCCGACGATTCCGCAATTTTTGCTTTACCCTTTCTTTGACACCAATACGCCCAATCACTTCCTCAATTCGACCTACACAGTGTTGAGCTTCGCGCTGCTAACCCTGTGGTTTAACCCCGAGCTCAAAATCAAAGGTTTTGCCGTACCGCTTGCAGCGGTGTTTGGTAGCAATTTGCTGGCGGTGTCACTGAATGGCGGCGTGTGGTTTCAGGCTCAAGTGTTGGCGTTTTTGTTCACGATCATCGCCTTCTTTTTCGCTGTGAAAAGCCAAAATCGCATCTGGGCGATGCATCTGTCGGCCTTGTGTTTGGCGCTGGCCGTAGGCTGCCGACCATTCCAGTTGGTGTACTTCCCAGCGCTATTGTGGATTTTTGCCTATCACCTTGGCTATATCGGCAACGCCACGCCAGCAGCAAAAACGCCCGAAGGTCGCGAAGAAGCCGAGCCGCTGCAGCAGTTTTTGATTTTCCCGATCATCATTGGCGGCGCGCTGGCTTGGTATAACTGGCTGCGTTTTGGCAACCCGATCGAGTTTGGCCATAACTATCTGCCCGAATTTCAGCGCGCAACCGAGGGGCAATTTAGCCTGTCGTATATTCCGGAAAACATCATGCGCAGCTTGCGCCTGCCAAGCTTCACGCCAGAGGGCGGGCTGACCTTCCCGCGCATGGACGGCGTGATGTTCTTCTTGGTTAATCCAATCTTTTTAATCTTGGCGCGCAAGCTACTGCAACTGAAACGCGAAATGTGGCAAGTGAATGCCCTGTTGTTTGGCGGCATTGCGTTGCACATGTTATCGACGTGGAGCCACCGCACCATGGGCGGCTGGCAGTTTGGTAATCGCTACTTTATCGATATGATTCCGGCGGTGGTGCTGCTGTTGTGGCTGAACCGCAGCAAGTTTGATGGCAAAGATTTAATGCTGGCGCTGTTTGGGTTGGGGATTAATGCGTATGGGGCTTTATGGCTTTACCTTAACTGGCCTTGA